A single window of Watersipora subatra chromosome 9, tzWatSuba1.1, whole genome shotgun sequence DNA harbors:
- the LOC137403956 gene encoding coiled-coil domain-containing protein 130 homolog isoform X1, giving the protein MGERKGQNKYYPPDFDPAKHRSLDGYHGSHPLRERAKKLKTEGILIIRFEMPYNIWCEGCHKPIGMGVRYNAEKTKIGYYYSTPIYKFRMKCAMCDQRFEIKTDPQNQDYVILSGARRKEQRWDATQNEQVVPEMRETHRKLESDAMFALEHSTDDVEKQNSRLPNMEKLEERQGKWKDDYMLNKIARNKFRTEKKELRVAKASDNALLEKSSLELKLLPESSEDRRLAELFKYQDTDEGKSFEERQIDKRKLIEKEGLFTKGLGMGSSNTSLSKNKDSKIMQLKALAYKSTLAKASSTLKLDTKPLFSVVKLKRKNQVDLSELDASEEDCANTSVVGEIDSLGKTPEHRPVRPLVTSLCSYSDRSSDSD; this is encoded by the exons ATGGGAGAGCGAAAAGGTCAAAACAAATACTATCCTCCTGACTTTGACCCAGCCAAACACCGCTCTCTTGATGGCTACCATGGGAGTCATCCTCTCCGTGAAAGGgctaaaaaacttaaaactgaGGGGATTTTAATTATTCGCTTTGAGATGCCATACAACATCTGGTGTGAGGGCTGCCATAAGCCGATCGGAATGGGCGTACGATACAACGcagaaaaaactaaaattggTTACTATTATTCAACTCCCATCTATAAGTTTAGGATGAAGTGTGCAATGTGTGACCAACGTTTTGAAATAAAGACCGATCCACAGAACCAAGATTATGTCATACTATCAGGAGCGAGACGGAAGGAGCAGAGGTGGGATGCTACTCAGAATGAACAG GTGGTGCCTGAGATGAGAGAGACACACAGAAAATTGGAGTCAGATGCCATGTTTGCACTTGAACACTCAACCGATGATGTCGAAAAGCAAAACAGTCGACTTCCAAACATGGAAAAACTTGAAGAGAGGCAAGGGAAGTGGAAAGATGACTACATGCTCAATAAAATAGCACGGAACAAG TTTAGGACTGAGAAAAAAGAGTTGAGGGTTGCAAAGGCTTCAGATAATGCTCTGTTAGAGAAGTCTTCACTCGAACTGAAACTTCTTCCAGAAAGCTCTGAGGACAGACGACTTGCCGAGTTGTTCAAGTATCAGGACACGGATGAAGGGA AATCATTTGAGGAGAGACAAATAGACAAGAGAAAACTTATTGAAAAAGAAGGTTTGTTTACTAAAGGTCTAGGAATGGGTTCATCAAACACCTCTCTCTCCAAAAACAAAGACAGTAAAATTATGCAGCTAAAAGCATTAGCTTACAAGTCAACCCTAGCAAAAGCGAGTTCGACTCTGAAATTGGATACAAAGCCACTCTTTAGCGTTGTTAAGCTTAAAAGGAAAAACCAAGTTGACTTATCTGAGCTGGATGCTTCTGAAGAAGACTGCGCTAATACTTCAGTCGTGGGGGAAATTGACAGCCTCGGCAAAACACCTGAGCATCGTCCAGTAAGACCATTGGTGACATCACTGTGTAGTTATTCAGACAGGAGTAGTGATTCGGATTAA
- the LOC137403956 gene encoding probable splicing factor YJU2B isoform X2, which yields MGERKGQNKYYPPDFDPAKHRSLDGYHGSHPLRERAKKLKTEGILIIRFEMPYNIWCEGCHKPIGMGVRYNAEKTKIGYYYSTPIYKFRMKCAMCDQRFEIKTDPQNQDYVILSGARRKEQRWDATQNEQVVPEMRETHRKLESDAMFALEHSTDDVEKQNSRLPNMEKLEERQGKWKDDYMLNKIARNKFRTEKKELRVAKASDNALLEKSSLELKLLPESSEDRRLAELFKYQDTDEGNTDVGAVV from the exons ATGGGAGAGCGAAAAGGTCAAAACAAATACTATCCTCCTGACTTTGACCCAGCCAAACACCGCTCTCTTGATGGCTACCATGGGAGTCATCCTCTCCGTGAAAGGgctaaaaaacttaaaactgaGGGGATTTTAATTATTCGCTTTGAGATGCCATACAACATCTGGTGTGAGGGCTGCCATAAGCCGATCGGAATGGGCGTACGATACAACGcagaaaaaactaaaattggTTACTATTATTCAACTCCCATCTATAAGTTTAGGATGAAGTGTGCAATGTGTGACCAACGTTTTGAAATAAAGACCGATCCACAGAACCAAGATTATGTCATACTATCAGGAGCGAGACGGAAGGAGCAGAGGTGGGATGCTACTCAGAATGAACAG GTGGTGCCTGAGATGAGAGAGACACACAGAAAATTGGAGTCAGATGCCATGTTTGCACTTGAACACTCAACCGATGATGTCGAAAAGCAAAACAGTCGACTTCCAAACATGGAAAAACTTGAAGAGAGGCAAGGGAAGTGGAAAGATGACTACATGCTCAATAAAATAGCACGGAACAAG TTTAGGACTGAGAAAAAAGAGTTGAGGGTTGCAAAGGCTTCAGATAATGCTCTGTTAGAGAAGTCTTCACTCGAACTGAAACTTCTTCCAGAAAGCTCTGAGGACAGACGACTTGCCGAGTTGTTCAAGTATCAGGACACGGATGAAGGGA ACACTGATGTAGGAGCTGTGGTATAG